Proteins from a genomic interval of Toxotes jaculatrix isolate fToxJac2 chromosome 5, fToxJac2.pri, whole genome shotgun sequence:
- the znf710a gene encoding zinc finger protein 710a: MTEGQVDVGTQTEPVVVLSLAQAAVLGLISQNEIFGATIAPNGFYTGEPRECPPPPPEVMEYEYADQLIGANGDYLAEPAGEPEPQPHCSERRRPGPRGRTKRPKNDEESEGHPHKEPTPQAQIKGERLESDTPPSCIHMNSRRSPGKSEDPVTQQGSLKEEQACGNCASCVRDTPRQQTDGQPEQEQEESTGRDRERKEEELVVAEEEEEEALNLKTSGETGSPLENRYYESNEVAYESADMSLPGEYEENGQAMLWSDPEGLARRMQIDRLDINVQIDESYCVDVGEGLKRWKCRMCEKSYTSKYNLVTHILGHNGIKPHECLHCGKLFKQPSHLQTHLLTHQGTRPHKCTVCEKAFTQTSHLKRHMLQHSDVKPYSCRFCGRGFAYPSELRTHENKHENGQCHVCTQCGLEFPTYAHLKRHLTSHQGPTTYQCTECHKSFAYRSQLQNHLMKHQNVRPYVCPECGMEFVQIHHLRQHALTHKVLAAHALALKGMKEFKCDVCSREFTLSANLKRHMLIHASVRPFQCHVCFKTFVQKQTLKTHMIVHLPVKPFKCKVCGKSFNRMYNLLGHMHLHAGSKPFKCPYCTSKFNLKGNLSRHMKVKHGIMDTSIDGQEPPQDTEGQEDYEEESFEFSERENRANNTNTPDIAKLSQMEYYSTYGKGTGRFSTA; encoded by the exons ATGACTGAGGGCCAAGTGGATGTGGGCACTCAGACGGAGCCTGTGGTGGTGCTATCTCTGGCTCAGGCAGCTGTTCTTGGCCTCATCTCCCAGAATGAAATCTTTGGGGCCACCATTGCTCCTAATGGCTTTTACACTGGTGAGCCCAGAGAatgcccccctcctccacctgagGTAATGGAGTATGAGTATGCTGACCAGCTGATTGGGGCCAACGGGGACTACCTGGCCGAGCCTGCTGGGGAGCCGGAGCCCCAGCCCCACTGCAGTGAAAGAAGACGGCCCGGGCCCCGTGGGAGGACCAAAAGGCCCAAGAATGATGAAGAATCAGAGGGTCACCCACACAAAGAACCAACTCCACAGGCTCAGATTAAAGGTGAAAGACTTGAGTCTGATACTCCTCCTTCCTGCATTCACATGAACAGCAGGCGTAGCCCTGGCAAGTCAGAGGATCCAGTCACCCAACAAGGGTCTCTGAAAGAGGAGCAGGCCTGCGGAAACTGTGCGTCATGTGTGAGAGATACACCCAGGCAACAAACAGATGGACAACCAGAACAGGAACAAGAAGAAAGCACtggtagagacagagagaggaaggaagaggagctggtggtggcggaggaagaagaggaggaagcatTAAACCTCAAGACGAGTGGAGAGACCGGCAGTCCTCTGGAGAACCGCTATTATGAGTCCAATGAGGTGGCCTATGAGTCTGCTGACATGTCCCTTCCAGGGGAATATGAGGAGAATGGTCAGGCTATGCTGTGGTCAGATCCAGAGGGTCTCGCAAGGAGAATGCAGATTGACCGACTGGACATCAACGTACAGATTGATGAGTCTTACTGCGTTGATGTGGGAGAGGGTCTGAAACGCTGGAAGTGCCGCATGTGTGAGAAGTCATACACATCCAAATACAACCTCGTCACTCATATCCTGGGCCATAATGGAATTAAGCCTCATGAATGTCTACACTGTGGAAAGCTCTTCAAGCAGCCGAGCCACCTCCAGACTCACCTGCTCACCCACCAGGGAACCCGACCTCACAAGTGCACCGTTTGTGAGAAGGCCTTCACGCAGACCAGCCACCTGAAGAGGCACATGCTGCAGCATTCAGATGTCAAGCCCTACAGCTGTCGCTTCTGCGGCCGTGGCTTTGCCTACCCCAGTGAGCTGAGGACCCACGAGAACAAACACGAAAACGGTCAGTGCCACGTCTGCACCCAGTGTGGTCTGGAGTTCCCAACCTACGCGCACCTGAAGCGCCACCTGACCAGCCACCAGGGACCCACCACGTACCAGTGCACAGAGTGCCACAAGTCCTTCGCCTACCGCAGCCAGCTACAGAACCACTTGATGAAGCACCAGAACGTCCGGCCCTACGTTTGCCCCGAGTGCGGCATGGAGTTTGTCCAGATTCACCACCTCAGACAACACGCTCTCACTCACAAGGTACTGGCAGCGCACGCCCTCGCACTCAAG GGTATGAAAGAATTCAAGTGCGACGTCTGCTCCAGAGAGTTCACCCTGTCTGCCAACTTGAAGAGACACATGTTGATCCATGCCAGTGTGAGGCCCTTCCAATGCCACGTCTGCTTCAAGACCTTTGTCCAGAAGCAGACCCTTAAAACGCACATGATTGTCCACCTGCCGGTCAAGCCTTTCAAATGCAAG GTGTGCGGAAAGTCGTTCAACAGAATGTACAACCTCCTCGGCCACATGCATCTGCACGCCGGCAGCAAGCCCTTCAAGTGCCCTTACTGCACCAGCAAGTTCAACCTGAAGGGCAACCTCAGCCGACACATGAAGGTCAAACACGGCATCATGGACACCTCGATAGATGGACAAG AGCCCCCCCAAGACACAGAAGGCCAGGAGGACTATGAAGAGGAGAGTTTTGAATTCAGCGAGAGAGAAAACCGGGCTAACAACACCAACACGCCAGACATTGCTAAACTATCTCAAATGGAGTATTACAGCACCTATGGGAAGGGCACAGGGCGCTTCAGCACTGCATGA